One part of the Arabidopsis thaliana chromosome 4, partial sequence genome encodes these proteins:
- a CDS encoding Pleckstrin homology (PH) domain-containing protein (Pleckstrin homology (PH) domain-containing protein; FUNCTIONS IN: nucleoside diphosphate kinase activity, ATP binding; INVOLVED IN: UTP biosynthetic process, GTP biosynthetic process, CTP biosynthetic process; LOCATED IN: cellular_component unknown; CONTAINS InterPro DOMAIN/s: Pleckstrin homology-type (InterPro:IPR011993), Nucleoside diphosphate kinase, core (InterPro:IPR001564), Pleckstrin homology (InterPro:IPR001849); BEST Arabidopsis thaliana protein match is: Nucleoside diphosphate kinase family protein (TAIR:AT4G23900.1).) has protein sequence MDDGTPKKLNILPDHFSAPSPTAESSQHDTPSSSQPKDDSSLRPYSQSRTRRNLKRAATMLNLFTLRRLPWVSDGQEKVELSAAELESLRSELSDMEEREAYLKAQLEHVDEVLRSARLSGYLFIRSRWAALPGEPPPIDDTEVDDWLPRFVVLQGPCLFFYLLSTDLSPQDSTLLADIVEIGSVPSYTREFDETHYCFYILTRQGLRFECSSTSKTQVDSWLSVLRLDCKSEPEERSASRAARSLLSSAKNARFFSEGRAIGAASVVHATGKVPQYASNFGKSGSGFVSNSWITGLLALPAAAFMLQDQEALAAEMERTFIAIKPDGVQRGLISEIITRFERKGYKLVGIKVMVPSKGFAQKHYHDLKERPFFNGLCNFLSSGPVVAMVWEGEGVIRYGRKLIGATDPQKSEPGTIRGDLAVVVGRNIIHGSDGPETAKDEISLWFKPEELVSYTSNAEKWIYGQN, from the exons ATGGATGATGGTACTCCTAAGAAGCTAAACATATTACCTGATCACTTTAGTGCTCCTAGTCCCACAGCAGAATCTTCTCAGCACGATACTCCATCATCTTCGCAGCCAAAGGACGATAGTTCTCTGAG GCCTTATAGCCAGTCACGGACTCGCAGAAACCTGAAAAGAGCAGCAACTATGTTGAATTTGTTCACTCTTCGCCGTCTGCCTTGGGTTTCAGATGGTCAAGAGAAG GTCGAGCTATCAGCAGCGGAGTTAGAATCACTTAGATCAGAACTTTCTGATAtggaagaaagagaagcttaCCTCAAAGCCCA GTTGGAACATGTGGATGAAGTCTTGCGCTCTGCCCGTTTATCTGGTTATTTGTTTATCAGAAGT CGTTGGGCAGCTCTTCCGGGTGAACCACCACCAATAGATGATACAGAAGTAGACGACTGGCTTCCTCGGTTTGTCGTCCTTCAAGGCCCttgtcttttcttctatttattgTCAACAG ACTTGAGCCCTCAAGATTCGACATTGCTAGCAGATATTGTTGAAATTGGTTCGGTACCAAGCTACACGAGAGAATTCGATGAAACCCATTATTGCTTTTACATATTAACCCGTCAAGGTCTAAGATTTGAGTGCTCAAGCACCTCTAAAACACAG GTTGATTCGTGGTTGTCGGTTTTGCGCCTTGATTGCAAGTCTGAACCAGAAGAAAG ATCTGCTTCTAGAGCAGCCAggtctcttctttcttcagcCAAGAATGCTCGTTTCTTCTCCG AAGGCCGAGCCATTGGTGCAGCAAGTGTGGTGCATGCGACTGGAAAAGTCCCTCAGTATGCATCCAACTTTGGAAAATCGGGTTCTGGCTTCGTCTCTAATAGCTGGATCACCGGACTCCTTGCTCTTCCTGCTGCAG CCTTCATGCTCCAAGATCAGGAAGCACTTGCTGCAGAG ATGGAACGCACTTTCATCGCTATCAAACCTGATGGAGTGCAGCGAGGACTG ATATCAGAAATCATTACACGGTTCGAACGCAAAGGATACAAGCTTGTTGGCATTAAAGTCATGGTTCCTTCAAAGGGTTTCGCGCAGAAGCATTACCATGATCTAAAGGAGAGACCTTTCTTCAACGGCTTGTGTAACTTCCTTAGCTCAGGCCCTGTTGTTGCCATG GTATGGGAAGGTGAAGGAGTGATTAGATACGGACGTAAACTGATTGGAGCCACTGATCCTCAGAAATCAGAACCTGGAACTATCCGAGGCGATCTCGCTGTTGTTGTTGGAAG GAACATTATACATGGAAGCGATGGACCAGAGACAGCTAAAGACGAGATCAGCTTGTGGTTTAAGCCTGAAGAACTCGTTTCTTACACTAGTAACGCTGAGAAGTGGATCTACGGCCAGAACTGA
- a CDS encoding PHD finger protein-like protein (PHD finger protein-related; FUNCTIONS IN: ubiquitin-protein ligase activity, zinc ion binding; INVOLVED IN: biological_process unknown; LOCATED IN: cytoplasm; EXPRESSED IN: 20 plant structures; EXPRESSED DURING: 13 growth stages; CONTAINS InterPro DOMAIN/s: Zinc finger, PHD-type (InterPro:IPR001965), Zinc finger, N-recognin (InterPro:IPR003126); Has 35333 Blast hits to 34131 proteins in 2444 species: Archae - 798; Bacteria - 22429; Metazoa - 974; Fungi - 991; Plants - 531; Viruses - 0; Other Eukaryotes - 9610 (source: NCBI BLink).) — translation MASGVFEDEAEGTITINEYIERLDAEELAADLVLGGDEGDECTFPKGYMKRQAIFSCITCTPEGNAGICTACCLSCHDGHELLELWTKRNFRCDCGNSKFGTLACKLLPSKDIENSENSYNHNFKGLYCTCDRPYPDPNVEEQVEMIQCCLCEDWFHEEHLGLTPSDSVGSQIPRDEESEPIYEDFICQNCSPACSFLTLYPENLWVVAKVDSTGSANACSETIELDKNHMDSEPGQPENGTDAEKSVVGKCSETISDSEPGQPENGTEAEKSVVQKCSEKIDESEAGQPENSTEAEKFVVRKCSEKIDGSENVPAAGCVIRTDLNSCPEFEKKPLFLTKNWRNILCRCEKCLEMYKQRKVSYLLDAEDTIVEYEKKAKEKRTEKLEKQEGEALDLLNNLDHVSKVELLHGIKDFQDGLQGLMESAGPSKAITSADIEQMFSKLKNKRKRME, via the exons ATGGCATCTGGTGTTTTCGAGGATGAAGCTGAAGGAACTATAACGATCAATGAATATATCGAAAGGCTTGACGCAGAAGAGCTG GCAGCGGATTTGGTGTTGGGTGGAGATGAAGGAGATGAGTGTACTTTCCCAAAGGGTTACATGAAAAGGCAAGCAATTTTCTCATGCATTACATGTACACCAGAGGGGAATGCTGGAATTTGCACTGCTTGTTGCTTATCTTGTCATGATGGCCATGAG CTTTTGGAGCTGTGGACTAAGAGAAATTTTCGATGTGATTGCGGGAACTCAAAGTTTGGAACTTTGGCTTGTAAGCTTCTCCCGAGCAAAGATATAGAAAACTCTGAAAATTCTTACAACCATAATTTCAAAGGCTTGTACTGCACTTGCGACCGACCTTACCCTGACCCAAATGTGGAAGAACAAGTAGAGATGATTCAGTGTTGTCTCTGTGAGGATTGGTTTCATGAGGAGCATCTCGGTCTCACACCTTCAGACAGTGTTGGTAGCCAG ATTCCAAGGGATGAGGAAAGTGAGCCGATCTATGAAGATTTCATTTGTCAAAACTGCTCCCCAGCATGTTCGTTTCTGACACTTTATCCTGAGAACTTGTGGGTTGTTGCTAAAGTAGATTCCACTGGTTCTGCTAATGCTTGTTCAGAGACAATTGAGTTAGACAAAAACCACATGGATTCTGAACCCGGCCAGCCAGAGAACGGTACTGATGCTGAGAAATCTGTTGTAGGAAAATGTTCTGAGACGATCAGTGACTCAGAACCTGGCCAGCCTGAGAACGGCACTGAAGCCGAGAAATCTGTTGTGCAAAAATGTTCTGAGAAGATCGATGAATCTGAAGCCGGCCAGCCTGAGAACAGTACTGAAGCCGAGAAATTCGTTGTGCGGAAATGTTCTGAGAAGATCGATGGCTCTGAAAATGTTCCTGCAGCTGGTTGTGTTATTAGGACTGATCTAAACTCGTGTCCTGAGTTTGAGAAGAAACCTTtgtttttgaccaaaaactGGAGGAACATCCTATGCAGATGCGAAAAGTGCCTTGAGATGTATAAGCAGAGAAAGGTAAGCTATCTACTTGATGCAGAGGACACAATTGTTGAATACGAGAAGAAGGCGAAggaaaaaagaacagagaaactGGAGAAACAAGAAGGTGAAGCACTTGATCTTCTGAATAATCTAGACCACGTATCCAAAGTTGAGCTCCTTCACGGAATCAAAGACTTCCAAGACGGACTCCAGGGTTTAATG GAGTCTGCTGGGCCATCAAAGGCGATAACTTCTGCAGATATCGAgcaaatgttttcaaaactgaaaaacaaacGTAAAAGGATGGAGTGA
- a CDS encoding uncharacterized protein (unknown protein; BEST Arabidopsis thaliana protein match is: unknown protein (TAIR:AT5G24165.1); Has 30201 Blast hits to 17322 proteins in 780 species: Archae - 12; Bacteria - 1396; Metazoa - 17338; Fungi - 3422; Plants - 5037; Viruses - 0; Other Eukaryotes - 2996 (source: NCBI BLink).) gives MNVVHGLKRIPRIKFPQRHINPSASEGKSQVANEADTLFFSNLNNIQKTTGGKASSQPKRTPVSNEEMEAILLGGCI, from the exons ATGAACGTAGTTCACGGTTTGAAGAGGATTCCTCGCATCAAATTCCCTCAGAGACATATTAATCCTTCAG CTTCAGAGGGAAAGAGTCAGGTGGCAAATGAAGCTGATACAttgttcttctccaatttGAACAACATCCAAAAGACTACTGGCGGGAAGGCATCATCGCAGCCAAAGCGCACGCCAGTTTCAAACGAAGAAATGGAAGCCATTTTG ttgGGAGGCTGCATCTGA
- a CDS encoding Pleckstrin homology (PH) domain-containing protein (Pleckstrin homology (PH) domain-containing protein; CONTAINS InterPro DOMAIN/s: Pleckstrin homology-type (InterPro:IPR011993), Pleckstrin homology (InterPro:IPR001849); Has 35333 Blast hits to 34131 proteins in 2444 species: Archae - 798; Bacteria - 22429; Metazoa - 974; Fungi - 991; Plants - 531; Viruses - 0; Other Eukaryotes - 9610 (source: NCBI BLink).) encodes MDDGTPKKLNILPDHFSAPSPTAESSQHDTPSSSQPKDDSSLRPYSQSRTRRNLKRAATMLNLFTLRRLPWVSDGQEKVELSAAELESLRSELSDMEEREAYLKAQLEHVDEVLRSARLSGYLFIRSRWAALPGEPPPIDDTEVDDWLPRFVVLQGPCLFFYLLSTDLSPQDSTLLADIVEIGSVPSYTREFDETHYCFYILTRQGLRFECSSTSKTQVDSWLSVLRLDCKSEPEERLSNGSVEAPE; translated from the exons ATGGATGATGGTACTCCTAAGAAGCTAAACATATTACCTGATCACTTTAGTGCTCCTAGTCCCACAGCAGAATCTTCTCAGCACGATACTCCATCATCTTCGCAGCCAAAGGACGATAGTTCTCTGAG GCCTTATAGCCAGTCACGGACTCGCAGAAACCTGAAAAGAGCAGCAACTATGTTGAATTTGTTCACTCTTCGCCGTCTGCCTTGGGTTTCAGATGGTCAAGAGAAG GTCGAGCTATCAGCAGCGGAGTTAGAATCACTTAGATCAGAACTTTCTGATAtggaagaaagagaagcttaCCTCAAAGCCCA GTTGGAACATGTGGATGAAGTCTTGCGCTCTGCCCGTTTATCTGGTTATTTGTTTATCAGAAGT CGTTGGGCAGCTCTTCCGGGTGAACCACCACCAATAGATGATACAGAAGTAGACGACTGGCTTCCTCGGTTTGTCGTCCTTCAAGGCCCttgtcttttcttctatttattgTCAACAG ACTTGAGCCCTCAAGATTCGACATTGCTAGCAGATATTGTTGAAATTGGTTCGGTACCAAGCTACACGAGAGAATTCGATGAAACCCATTATTGCTTTTACATATTAACCCGTCAAGGTCTAAGATTTGAGTGCTCAAGCACCTCTAAAACACAG GTTGATTCGTGGTTGTCGGTTTTGCGCCTTGATTGCAAGTCTGAACCAGAAGAAAGGTTATCAAATGGATCAGTCGAAGCTCCAGAATAA
- the NdhS gene encoding NAD(P)H-quinone oxidoreductase subunit S (unknown protein; FUNCTIONS IN: molecular_function unknown; INVOLVED IN: biological_process unknown; LOCATED IN: chloroplast thylakoid membrane, chloroplast; EXPRESSED IN: 22 plant structures; EXPRESSED DURING: 13 growth stages; CONTAINS InterPro DOMAIN/s: Protein of unknown function DUF3252 (InterPro:IPR021659); Has 287 Blast hits to 287 proteins in 81 species: Archae - 0; Bacteria - 118; Metazoa - 12; Fungi - 6; Plants - 40; Viruses - 0; Other Eukaryotes - 111 (source: NCBI BLink).): MATSSITIPTIRTPIHRSKFLGQTHQFSTVNRSVFPPPKQQSKLYQVKAMGKFNLWEVMGGRGLCNGEKGIEKELQRNIEDEQETSKAENNETERESDDSNLSFKVPEDGFEKEMMGLTGGFPGGEKGLKTFIEKNPPPPPPPPPAKQGSDASAVATDKKPKAPKLPLLMPGMIAIVKNQNSPYHMYCGIVQRITDGKAGVLFEGGNWDRLITFRLEELERREKGPPGKNPKSCILEPLIEQMQKEEAAP, encoded by the coding sequence ATGGCGACTTCTTCGATCACTATCCCGACCATTAGAACTCCGATTCATCGATCAAAATTTCTAGGCCAAACACATCAATTTTCAACTGTAAACCGGTCGGTTTTCCCGCCTCCAAAACAGCAGTCAAAACTGTATCAAGTAAAGGCCATGGGTAAATTCAATCTATGGGAAGTGATGGGAGGAAGAGGATTATGCAACGGAGAGAAAGGTATTGAGAAGGAGCTCCAGAGGAACATTGAAGACGAGCAAGAGACATCAAAGGCTGAGAACAacgagacagagagagagagcgatgACAGTAACTTGTCTTTTAAAGTACCTGAAGATGGTTTCGAGAAAGAGATGATGGGTCTCACAGGAGGATTTCCCGGTGGCgaaaagggtttaaaaacgTTTATCGAAAAAaatccaccacctcctccaccaccaccacctgcaAAACAAGGAAGCGATGCATCCGCGGTTGCTACAGATAAGAAGCCGAAAGCGCCCAAGCTACCCCTTCTCATGCCGGGGATGATTGCTATAGTCAAGAACCAGAACAGTCCGTATCACATGTATTGTGGAATTGTGCAGAGGATCACTGATGGAAAAGCTGGTGTCTTGTTCGAAGGAGGAAACTGGGACCGTCTCATTACTTTCAGGCTTGAAGAGCTTGAACGAAGAGAAAAAGGTCCACCGGGTAAGAATCCAAAGTCTTGTATTCTCGAGCCTCTTATCGAACAGATGCAAAAGGAAGAGGCAGCACCATAA
- a CDS encoding uncharacterized protein (unknown protein; BEST Arabidopsis thaliana protein match is: unknown protein (TAIR:AT4G11020.1); Has 12 Blast hits to 12 proteins in 4 species: Archae - 0; Bacteria - 0; Metazoa - 0; Fungi - 0; Plants - 12; Viruses - 0; Other Eukaryotes - 0 (source: NCBI BLink).) — MGNCLMGGNNVEKMVKEEEVMKKEYKRKDRKVKIVLRRDELEKLILFQLNANGNVDGKGETTLASFGDFLRELEAERSAGEAAAKAAEEEEESRRRCRKWRPSLERITEWPEETLS; from the coding sequence atggGAAACTGTTTGATGGGAGGAAACAACGTTGAGAAAAtggttaaagaagaagaagtaatgaAGAAAGAATACAAGAGAAAAGATCGTAAAGTAAAGATAGTTTTGAGAAGAGATGAGTTAGAGAAACTCATTCTTTTTCAGCTAAATGCCAATGGTAACGTCGACGGCAAGGGAGAAACAACTTTGGCTTCTTTTGGTGACTTTCTAAGGGAGTTAGAGGCGGAGAGATCTGCGGGAGAAGCGGCTGCAAAGGCGgctgaggaagaggaggagtcTCGTCGGAGATGTCGTAAGTGGAGGCCCTCGTTGGAAAGAATCACTGAATGGCCTGAAGAAACACTTTcgtaa
- a CDS encoding PHD finger protein-like protein, giving the protein MKRQAIFSCITCTPEGNAGICTACCLSCHDGHELLELWTKRNFRCDCGNSKFGTLACKLLPSKDIENSENSYNHNFKGLYCTCDRPYPDPNVEEQVEMIQCCLCEDWFHEEHLGLTPSDSVGSQIPRDEESEPIYEDFICQNCSPACSFLTLYPENLWVVAKVDSTGSANACSETIELDKNHMDSEPGQPENGTDAEKSVVGKCSETISDSEPGQPENGTEAEKSVVQKCSEKIDESEAGQPENSTEAEKFVVRKCSEKIDGSENVPAAGCVIRTDLNSCPEFEKKPLFLTKNWRNILCRCEKCLEMYKQRKVSYLLDAEDTIVEYEKKAKEKRTEKLEKQEGEALDLLNNLDHVSKVELLHGIKDFQDGLQGLMESAGPSKAITSADIEQMFSKLKNKRKRME; this is encoded by the exons ATGAAAAGGCAAGCAATTTTCTCATGCATTACATGTACACCAGAGGGGAATGCTGGAATTTGCACTGCTTGTTGCTTATCTTGTCATGATGGCCATGAG CTTTTGGAGCTGTGGACTAAGAGAAATTTTCGATGTGATTGCGGGAACTCAAAGTTTGGAACTTTGGCTTGTAAGCTTCTCCCGAGCAAAGATATAGAAAACTCTGAAAATTCTTACAACCATAATTTCAAAGGCTTGTACTGCACTTGCGACCGACCTTACCCTGACCCAAATGTGGAAGAACAAGTAGAGATGATTCAGTGTTGTCTCTGTGAGGATTGGTTTCATGAGGAGCATCTCGGTCTCACACCTTCAGACAGTGTTGGTAGCCAG ATTCCAAGGGATGAGGAAAGTGAGCCGATCTATGAAGATTTCATTTGTCAAAACTGCTCCCCAGCATGTTCGTTTCTGACACTTTATCCTGAGAACTTGTGGGTTGTTGCTAAAGTAGATTCCACTGGTTCTGCTAATGCTTGTTCAGAGACAATTGAGTTAGACAAAAACCACATGGATTCTGAACCCGGCCAGCCAGAGAACGGTACTGATGCTGAGAAATCTGTTGTAGGAAAATGTTCTGAGACGATCAGTGACTCAGAACCTGGCCAGCCTGAGAACGGCACTGAAGCCGAGAAATCTGTTGTGCAAAAATGTTCTGAGAAGATCGATGAATCTGAAGCCGGCCAGCCTGAGAACAGTACTGAAGCCGAGAAATTCGTTGTGCGGAAATGTTCTGAGAAGATCGATGGCTCTGAAAATGTTCCTGCAGCTGGTTGTGTTATTAGGACTGATCTAAACTCGTGTCCTGAGTTTGAGAAGAAACCTTtgtttttgaccaaaaactGGAGGAACATCCTATGCAGATGCGAAAAGTGCCTTGAGATGTATAAGCAGAGAAAGGTAAGCTATCTACTTGATGCAGAGGACACAATTGTTGAATACGAGAAGAAGGCGAAggaaaaaagaacagagaaactGGAGAAACAAGAAGGTGAAGCACTTGATCTTCTGAATAATCTAGACCACGTATCCAAAGTTGAGCTCCTTCACGGAATCAAAGACTTCCAAGACGGACTCCAGGGTTTAATG GAGTCTGCTGGGCCATCAAAGGCGATAACTTCTGCAGATATCGAgcaaatgttttcaaaactgaaaaacaaacGTAAAAGGATGGAGTGA
- a CDS encoding Heavy metal transport/detoxification superfamily protein (Heavy metal transport/detoxification superfamily protein; FUNCTIONS IN: metal ion binding; INVOLVED IN: metal ion transport; LOCATED IN: cellular_component unknown; CONTAINS InterPro DOMAIN/s: Heavy metal transport/detoxification protein (InterPro:IPR006121); BEST Arabidopsis thaliana protein match is: Heavy metal transport/detoxification superfamily protein (TAIR:AT1G30473.1); Has 35333 Blast hits to 34131 proteins in 2444 species: Archae - 798; Bacteria - 22429; Metazoa - 974; Fungi - 991; Plants - 531; Viruses - 0; Other Eukaryotes - 9610 (source: NCBI BLink).), with product MISYVDIQQMTLHLIMKIPSTISREHGKLYKFRRIQQYIKTSMDSFLKVTYLIFIVVFYIRVSSKGAYAMANLSPPVRTCVLRVGIKCCKGCQTKAKRKLLNVSGVSTVEYNAEQGLLTVTGDANPTTLLHKLTKWGKKAELVSFLGDNYSSHVPRTPEQNQNKTMEKKKKKPTKCCLLMCFGNKRSKNTKIEPMAIPNWQYRGVGNENGNARPFINAAMSPPMVYPPPQAVPGFTTPIPYPPPSFFPGRPPPPYTGAGMFQSAPPQSPPYFPVPNPRLHYPHH from the exons ATGATTTCGTACGTGGATATTCAACAAATGACGTTACACTTGATTATGAAGATACCAA gTACAATATCAAGAGAACATGGAAAGTTGTATAAATTCAGGCGAATCCAGCAATATATCAAAACGTCTATGGACTCATTTTTGAAAGTAACTTATCTCATATTTATAGTCGTCTTCTACATTAGAGTTTCAAGTAAAGGTGCTTATGCAATGGCAAACCTATCTCCACCCGTTCGA ACTTGCGTTCTGAGAGTTGGAATCAAGTGTTGCAAAGGCTGCCAgacaaaagcaaagagaaagTTGCTAAATGTCTCTG GGGTGAGTACAGTTGAGTATAACGCAGAACAAGGGCTCTTGACAGTCACAGGTGATGCCAACCCAACAACATTGCTTCATAAGCTTACGAAATGGGGCAAAAAGGCAGAACTAGTCTCTTTTCTTGGAGACAACTACTCTTCCCATGTTCCTAGAACCCcggaacaaaaccaaaacaagacaatggagaagaaaaagaagaagccaacAAAGTGTTGTCTTCTAATGTGTTTTGGAAATAAGAGAAGCAAGAACACAAAGATTGAGCCTATGGCGATACCAAACTGGCAATATCGAGGAGTAGGAAATGAAAATGGCAATGCCAGGCCTTTCATTAACGCGGCAATGTCACCTCCAATGGTGTATCCTCCTCCACAAGCAGTGCCTGGCTTCACAACACCCATACCATACCCTCCTCCTAGTTTTTTTCCAGGAagaccaccaccaccatacaCTGGTGCTGGTATGTTCCAGTCAGCTCCACCACAATCCCCACCATATTTTCCAGTTCCCAACCCTAGGCTGCATTACCCGCACCACTGA
- a CDS encoding uncharacterized protein (unknown protein; Has 73 Blast hits to 69 proteins in 22 species: Archae - 0; Bacteria - 4; Metazoa - 9; Fungi - 2; Plants - 18; Viruses - 0; Other Eukaryotes - 40 (source: NCBI BLink).) — MMDSLAKCFNRLQERYDNVLEAKPIYRDDLDITLPLNESKEVSVESTKKSRCLQRAKRIDKSLRFEEGEEEEDEQNKKPLAKPRKVVRFQLENNKIFEPKKTVSFDDDHELKPKENPLEEKESLKMVEGKEEVVRVKIKMTKHEAQRLLSKCKNDSVLKLEHLMDQIAHVPVHQLQVAMVMVGCNNERQGNGCWLSQLE, encoded by the coding sequence atgatggatTCTCTAGCTAAATGCTTCAACAGGCTTCAAGAAAGGTACGACAACGTTCTAGAAGCAAAACCTATCTACAGAGACGACTTAGACATAACGTTGCCTCTGAACGAATCAAAGGAGGTTTCAGTAGAATCGACCAAAAAGTCTCGGTGCTTGCAGAGAGCCAAGAGGATTGACAAATCGCTGAGGTTTGAAGAAggcgaagaggaagaagatgaacagAATAAAAAGCCTCTGGCTAAGCCACGTAAGGTTGTGAGGTTTCAGTTAGAGAATAATAAGATCTTCGAGCCAAAGAAGACGGTGAGTTTTGATGATGATCACGAACTCAAACCAAAGGAGAATCCTctggaagaaaaagagagtttgaAAATGGTTGAAGGGAAGGAAGAGGTCGTGAGGGTTAAGATCAAGATGACAAAGCATGAAGCTCAACGGTTGTTGTCGAAATGCAAAAACGACAGCGTTTTAAAGTTGGAGCATCTTATGGACCAGATCGCACACGTCCCTGTTCATCAGCTTCAAGTCGCTATGGTGATGGTTGGTTGTAATAATGAGCGACAAGGAAATGGCTGCTGGTTATCCCAGCTGGAATAA